The Saccharomyces paradoxus chromosome VIII, complete sequence genome has a window encoding:
- a CDS encoding aldose 1-epimerase superfamily protein (aldose 1-epimerase superfamily protein~similar to YHR210C): protein MTKDNSGNEYEVITIGDQGRFQATISELGATLLDLKVNNQSIVLGYPKIQDYISDGYNYIGATVGRYANRIYRGVFSLEDGPHQLTLNNCGNTNHSSISSFHLKKYKASRVENPLENLYIVEFSLLDDHTQPNEFPGDLAVTLKYTLNVVDMTLDLEYEAKLISGEATPINMTNHTYFNLNKSMDKKSISGTEVRLCSDKSLEVSEGALIPTGKIIQRKIATFDSPKPTVLQDDGPIYDYGFIVDANKDLKTTDSVSVNKLVPVFKAHHPLSRLSLEVSTTEPMVLFYTGDNLCGEFTPRSGFAVEQGRYVDAINRDGWRDCVLLKRGEVYTSKTQYRFEI, encoded by the coding sequence atgacaaaAGATAACAGCGGTAATGAATACGAAGTTATCACAATTGGTGATCAAGGAAGGTTTCAAGCCACAATTTCAGAACTTGGCGCTACTTTGCTTGACTTAAAGGTGAACAACCAATCGATTGTCCTAGGATACCCCAAAATTCAAGATTATATATCGGACGGCTACAACTATATTGGTGCCACCGTTGGTCGTTATGCAAATCGTATTTACAGGGGTGTCTTTAGTTTGGAGGACGGTCCCCATCAGTTGACTTTGAACAACTGTGGAAACACTAACCATAGTAGTATCAGCTCTTTCCATCTCAAGAAATATAAGGCATCCCGAGTTGAAAATCCTCTCGAGAACCTTTATATCGTTGAATTCTCGTTGTTGGATGACCACACACAGCCTAATGAATTTCCAGGGGATCTAGCAGTCACACTTAAGTACACGTTGAATGTTGTTGACATGACCTTGGACCTGGAATATGAGGCAAAACTGATTAGTGGAGAAGCCACTCCTATCAACATGACCAACCACACATACTTTAATCTAAATAAAAGTATGGATAAAAAATCCATCAGCGGTACGGAAGTTAGACTTTGCTCAGATAAATCATTGGAAGTCAGCGAAGGAGCACTAATCCCGACCGGCAAAATcatccaaagaaaaattgctACTTTTGACTCCCCCAAACCTACCGTTCTTCAGGATGACGGCCCAATTTATGACTACGGTTTCATTGTTGATGCAAATAAGGACTTGAAGACAACAGACTCAGTGAGTGTAAACAAGTTGGTCCCTGTTTTCAAGGCTCATCATCCATTATCACGTCTCTCGTTGGAGGTTTCGACAACAGAACCAATGGTCCTATTTTACACAGGTGACAATCTATGTGGTGAATTCACGCCGAGATCTGGGTTTGCCGTTGAACAAGGCAGATATGTCGATGCTATCAACCGTGATGGATGGAGAGACTGCGTTCTTTTGAAGCGTGGTGAGGTATACACTTCTAAGACTCAATATCGCTTTGAGATATAG